A region of Streptomyces deccanensis DNA encodes the following proteins:
- a CDS encoding response regulator translates to MPAALKIVLAEDSVLLREGLIGVLTRFGHEVVAAVGDAESLIAAVRSYAPDLVVTDVRMPPGLTDEGLRAALELRAANPALPVLVLSQYVQRAYAADLLDTGDGTGVGYLLKDRIGQVEQFAEAVERVAAGGTVVDPEVVRQLLRRRRDPLAALTPREREVLALVAEGKSNGAVARELVVTEAAVGKHIGNILGKLDLPPAEDTHRRVLAVLAYLRA, encoded by the coding sequence GTGCCCGCAGCGCTGAAGATCGTGCTCGCCGAGGACAGCGTGCTGCTGCGGGAAGGGCTCATCGGCGTCCTGACCCGCTTCGGCCACGAGGTCGTCGCGGCGGTCGGGGACGCGGAGTCGCTGATCGCGGCCGTGCGGTCGTACGCCCCCGACCTCGTCGTCACCGACGTCCGCATGCCGCCCGGCCTCACCGACGAGGGCCTGCGGGCCGCGCTCGAACTCCGCGCGGCGAACCCCGCCCTGCCGGTCCTCGTCCTCAGCCAGTACGTCCAACGCGCCTACGCCGCCGATCTGTTGGACACCGGCGACGGCACCGGGGTCGGCTATCTCCTCAAGGACCGCATCGGTCAGGTCGAGCAGTTCGCGGAGGCGGTGGAGCGGGTCGCGGCCGGGGGCACGGTCGTCGACCCCGAGGTCGTACGGCAGCTGCTGCGGCGCCGGCGTGATCCGCTGGCGGCGCTCACCCCGCGCGAGCGGGAGGTGCTCGCGCTGGTCGCCGAGGGGAAGTCGAACGGGGCGGTCGCCCGGGAGCTGGTCGTCACCGAGGCGGCCGTCGGCAAGCACATCGGCAACATCCTGGGAAAGCTGGACCTGCCCCCGGCGGAGGACACCCATCGCCGGGTGCTGGCCGTGCTCGCCTACCTGCGCGCGTAA
- the ehuD gene encoding ectoine/hydroxyectoine ABC transporter permease subunit EhuD, which yields MNWDWNAVTDFLPHFYDGLLVTLQALALGSVVSFLLGLVWALLVRTPTRWVSWPVGVVTEFIRNTPLLVQLFFLFYVLPEWGLTFSALTTGVFAIGLHYSTYTMQVYRAGIEAVPAGQWEAATALNLPVRRTWTVVILPQAVRRVVPALGNYVISMLKDTPILMVITVPEMLSEARLYAQETFRFTEPLTVIGVAFILISYLASLLLRTLERRLVR from the coding sequence ATGAACTGGGACTGGAACGCGGTCACCGACTTCCTGCCGCACTTCTACGACGGCCTGCTGGTCACCTTGCAGGCGCTGGCCCTGGGCTCGGTCGTCTCTTTCCTGCTCGGGCTGGTGTGGGCACTGCTGGTGCGGACGCCGACCCGCTGGGTGTCCTGGCCGGTGGGTGTGGTCACGGAGTTCATCCGGAACACCCCCCTGCTGGTCCAGCTGTTCTTCCTCTTCTACGTGCTGCCGGAGTGGGGGCTGACCTTCTCGGCGCTGACCACGGGCGTCTTCGCGATCGGGCTGCACTACTCGACGTACACGATGCAGGTCTACCGGGCCGGTATCGAGGCGGTGCCGGCGGGCCAGTGGGAGGCGGCCACGGCGTTGAACCTGCCGGTGCGGCGCACCTGGACGGTGGTGATCCTGCCGCAGGCGGTCCGCCGGGTGGTGCCCGCGCTGGGCAACTACGTGATCTCGATGCTCAAGGACACACCGATCCTGATGGTGATCACGGTCCCGGAGATGCTGAGCGAGGCACGGCTCTACGCCCAGGAGACCTTCCGTTTCACCGAGCCCCTGACCGTCATCGGGGTGGCCTTCATCCTCATCTCCTACCTGGCCTCCCTGCTTCTGCGAACCCTGGAGCGACGCCTTGTCCGCTGA
- a CDS encoding IclR family transcriptional regulator: protein MALKHEPTAPYHSAQDALRVLETVARHAGGVTDAEIARRTGVDSERLTALLRMLRREGYVEQTTDGAYVTGAALARLGSAQGHDQALREQLRHTLDRLRDSVGAAVYVTRYLDGEIQVTGWADSPAMPAVHEWVDFRSSAHATAFGKGLLAQLDLNGRRDHLSRHRPARLTARTITNEKVLLSKLDAQTPTVPVLDLQEYAPGTVCAAVPLTAGSAVGCLALSLPLRHAHRLRAAAHTLNREAAPVLLSLAI, encoded by the coding sequence GTGGCGCTCAAGCACGAGCCGACCGCGCCGTACCACTCGGCCCAGGACGCCCTGCGCGTCCTGGAGACGGTGGCGCGGCACGCAGGTGGCGTCACCGACGCCGAGATCGCCCGTCGCACCGGCGTCGACAGTGAGCGGTTGACCGCGCTCCTGCGGATGCTGCGTCGCGAGGGGTATGTGGAGCAGACCACCGACGGCGCCTACGTCACCGGTGCCGCACTCGCCCGGCTGGGCTCCGCCCAGGGTCATGACCAGGCCCTGCGCGAGCAGCTCCGGCACACGCTCGACCGGCTCCGCGACTCCGTGGGCGCCGCCGTCTATGTCACCCGCTATCTGGACGGGGAGATCCAGGTCACCGGCTGGGCCGACAGCCCGGCCATGCCCGCCGTGCACGAGTGGGTCGACTTCCGCTCCTCCGCCCATGCCACCGCGTTCGGCAAGGGCCTGCTGGCTCAACTCGACCTCAACGGCCGCCGCGACCACCTCTCGCGGCACCGCCCGGCCCGGCTCACCGCCCGCACGATCACCAACGAGAAGGTGCTGCTGAGCAAACTCGACGCCCAGACCCCCACGGTCCCGGTCCTCGACCTCCAGGAGTACGCGCCGGGCACGGTCTGCGCAGCCGTCCCCCTCACCGCGGGCTCCGCCGTCGGCTGCCTCGCGCTGTCGCTGCCGCTGCGGCACGCGCACCGGCTCCGTGCGGCGGCGCACACCCTGAACCGGGAGGCCGCTCCGGTGCTGCTGTCGTTGGCGATCTAG
- the ehuC gene encoding ectoine/hydroxyectoine ABC transporter permease subunit EhuC, translating into MTPGLWELVLRGVWVTLQLLVFGALLATVVSFVVGVARTHRRWIVRFVAGLYTEVFRGTSALIMIFWVYFVLPLAFGWQLVPMWAGVLALGLTYGAYGAEIVRGALTAVDPAQREGGIALSFTPWQRMRLILLPQAVPEMIPPFANLVVELLKGTALVSVMGMGDLAFSGSLVRLALQESVEIYAYLLVIYFVIAFLLTRAMRVLERRLKAGLGKAPARKAAVPPARVPEGAGAGGAA; encoded by the coding sequence ATGACACCGGGCCTCTGGGAACTCGTACTGCGCGGCGTCTGGGTCACCCTCCAACTGCTGGTGTTCGGCGCGCTGTTGGCCACGGTCGTCTCGTTCGTGGTCGGGGTCGCGCGCACCCACCGGCGGTGGATCGTCCGCTTCGTCGCGGGCCTCTACACCGAGGTGTTCCGCGGGACCTCCGCGCTGATCATGATCTTCTGGGTGTACTTCGTGCTGCCGCTGGCCTTCGGCTGGCAGCTCGTCCCGATGTGGGCGGGCGTCCTCGCCCTCGGACTGACGTACGGGGCGTACGGCGCCGAGATCGTGCGCGGCGCCCTGACCGCCGTGGATCCGGCGCAGCGCGAGGGCGGTATCGCGCTGAGCTTCACCCCGTGGCAGCGGATGCGGCTGATCCTGCTGCCGCAGGCCGTTCCGGAGATGATCCCGCCCTTCGCCAACCTGGTGGTCGAACTGCTCAAGGGCACGGCGCTGGTGTCGGTCATGGGCATGGGCGACCTGGCGTTCAGCGGCAGTCTGGTGCGGCTGGCGCTCCAGGAGAGCGTGGAGATCTACGCGTATCTGCTGGTCATCTACTTCGTGATCGCCTTCCTGCTGACCCGCGCCATGCGGGTGCTGGAGCGGCGGCTGAAGGCCGGGCTGGGCAAGGCCCCGGCACGGAAGGCGGCCGTGCCGCCGGCGCGTGTCCCCGAGGGCGCGGGCGCGGGAGGTGCTGCCTGA
- the ehuB gene encoding ectoine/hydroxyectoine ABC transporter substrate-binding protein EhuB: MAPATNTSGRTGKTRDPSRRSLLVGASALATAGALGAAGCSRVATASGTKGGELLDRLRAQGVVRLGIAGEIPFGYIDTDGKLTGEGPEVARVVFKRLGVERVQPVPTEFGSLIPGLNSQQFDVVSAGMYINPERCAEVIFSEPDHEMLDAFVVKKGNPKGLNDYADVIRAKARFATGSGYAQIAHAVEAGYKESDIVIVPDQVAGMNAVEAGRVDVFAGTSLTTREVVKKSRTTEATKPFAALVDGKPRVDGAGFAFRPAETRLRDAFNVELRKMKESGELLRVLRPFGFTQVEMTDLTTKELCRA, encoded by the coding sequence ATGGCTCCAGCAACGAACACCTCCGGGAGAACCGGGAAGACACGCGACCCCAGCCGCCGCTCCCTCCTCGTCGGCGCCTCCGCGCTCGCCACGGCGGGCGCGCTGGGCGCCGCCGGGTGCAGCAGGGTGGCCACGGCCTCCGGCACGAAGGGGGGTGAGCTGCTGGACCGGCTGCGCGCGCAGGGCGTCGTACGGCTCGGTATCGCGGGTGAGATCCCCTTCGGCTACATCGACACCGACGGCAAGCTGACCGGCGAGGGGCCCGAAGTGGCCCGGGTCGTCTTCAAGCGGCTGGGCGTGGAACGGGTCCAGCCCGTGCCCACCGAGTTCGGGTCGCTCATACCCGGGCTGAACTCCCAGCAGTTTGATGTCGTCTCCGCCGGGATGTACATCAACCCCGAGCGCTGTGCGGAGGTCATCTTCTCCGAGCCCGACCACGAGATGCTGGACGCGTTCGTGGTGAAGAAGGGCAATCCGAAAGGGCTGAACGACTACGCGGACGTCATCCGCGCCAAGGCCCGGTTCGCCACCGGGTCGGGGTACGCGCAGATCGCGCATGCCGTCGAGGCCGGGTACAAGGAGAGCGACATCGTCATCGTGCCCGACCAGGTGGCCGGGATGAACGCCGTGGAGGCGGGCCGGGTCGACGTGTTCGCGGGCACGTCGCTGACCACCCGCGAGGTGGTCAAGAAGTCCCGTACGACGGAGGCGACGAAGCCGTTCGCCGCGCTGGTCGACGGCAAGCCCCGGGTGGACGGCGCGGGCTTCGCGTTCCGGCCGGCCGAGACGCGGCTGCGGGACGCCTTCAACGTCGAGCTGCGGAAGATGAAGGAGAGCGGCGAACTGCTGCGGGTGCTGCGGCCCTTCGGGTTCACCCAGGTCGAGATGACCGACCTGACCACGAAGGAGCTCTGTCGCGCATGA
- a CDS encoding D-2-hydroxyacid dehydrogenase encodes MTSTSTSRPTLLVLDAEPRPRLGRLTGRATVEYADASTLAARLPYADVLLVWDFTSRAVREAWPGGGPRPRWVHTASAGVDHLLCPELVAAEDTVVTNARGVFEAPIAEYVAALVLAMAKDLPRSWELQGRREWRHREALRVAGGRACVVGSGPIGRAIERCLKTLGLHTALVGRTARPGVHGPEELDRLLARADWVIAAAPLTEATYGMFDARRFGVMQPSARFVNVGRGQLVVEDALVEALRKRWIAGAALDVFEREPLGPDDPLWDVPGLIVSPHMSGDTVGWRDELGAQFVELFELWEAGKPLPNVVDKQRGYVPGH; translated from the coding sequence ATGACCTCGACCTCGACTTCCCGGCCGACGCTCCTCGTCCTCGACGCCGAGCCGCGTCCCCGGCTCGGGCGGCTCACCGGGCGGGCGACCGTCGAGTACGCCGACGCCTCGACGCTGGCCGCGCGGCTGCCGTACGCCGATGTGCTGCTGGTGTGGGACTTCACCTCCCGCGCGGTGCGGGAGGCCTGGCCGGGCGGCGGGCCCCGGCCGCGCTGGGTGCACACGGCGAGCGCGGGCGTCGACCATCTGCTCTGTCCCGAACTGGTCGCCGCCGAGGACACGGTGGTGACCAACGCGCGCGGGGTGTTCGAGGCGCCGATCGCCGAGTACGTCGCCGCGCTCGTCCTCGCCATGGCCAAGGACCTGCCGCGCAGCTGGGAGTTGCAGGGGCGGCGGGAGTGGCGGCACCGGGAGGCGCTGCGGGTGGCGGGCGGCCGGGCGTGTGTGGTGGGGTCCGGGCCGATCGGGCGGGCGATCGAGCGCTGTCTCAAGACGCTCGGCCTGCACACGGCCCTGGTCGGGCGGACCGCGCGGCCCGGGGTGCACGGCCCGGAGGAACTCGACCGGTTGCTGGCCCGCGCCGACTGGGTGATCGCGGCCGCGCCGCTGACGGAGGCCACGTACGGCATGTTCGACGCCCGGCGGTTCGGGGTCATGCAGCCGTCCGCGCGGTTCGTCAATGTGGGGCGCGGACAGCTCGTGGTGGAGGACGCGCTCGTCGAGGCGCTGCGCAAGCGGTGGATCGCGGGGGCGGCGCTGGATGTCTTCGAGCGCGAGCCGCTCGGCCCGGACGACCCGCTGTGGGACGTCCCCGGGCTGATCGTCTCGCCCCACATGAGCGGGGACACGGTGGGGTGGCGGGACGAACTCGGCGCCCAGTTCGTGGAGTTGTTCGAGCTGTGGGAGGCGGGCAAACCGCTGCCCAACGTGGTCGACAAGCAGCGCGGGTACGTGCCCGGGCACTGA
- a CDS encoding decarboxylase — MNVSFLGGPLPQRGVGVIAPFDFALDRELWRWVPDDVSLHLTRTPYVPVEVSLDLARLVSEHETLHEAVRALNEVAPEVVAYACTSGSFVGGVAGERAMGEAMTRAGAAHAVTTSGALLAALAELNAHRIALVTPYTVSVTQSLEEYLAEAGVLVTGRASLGLVRHIWKVPYHDVVAMAHRAVRTTTPDALFISCTNLPTYDVIPQLEAELRMPVISANQVTMWAALRHLGTRAVGPYQALLDESARQTFGAGPVPPPPVLPEEQEGWA, encoded by the coding sequence ATGAACGTCTCCTTCCTCGGTGGACCCCTGCCGCAGCGCGGCGTCGGTGTCATCGCCCCGTTCGACTTCGCCCTCGACCGCGAGCTGTGGCGCTGGGTCCCGGACGACGTCTCCCTGCACCTCACCCGGACCCCGTACGTGCCGGTCGAGGTCAGCCTCGACCTGGCCCGGCTGGTCTCCGAGCACGAGACGCTGCACGAGGCGGTCCGGGCGCTGAACGAGGTCGCGCCCGAGGTCGTGGCCTACGCCTGCACCAGCGGCAGCTTCGTCGGCGGGGTCGCGGGGGAGCGCGCGATGGGCGAGGCGATGACCCGCGCGGGCGCCGCGCACGCCGTCACCACGTCCGGCGCGCTGCTCGCCGCCCTGGCCGAGCTGAACGCGCACCGCATCGCCCTGGTCACCCCGTACACCGTCTCGGTCACCCAGTCCCTGGAGGAGTACCTCGCCGAGGCGGGCGTCCTGGTCACCGGCCGCGCCTCGCTCGGCCTGGTCCGGCACATCTGGAAGGTCCCGTACCACGACGTGGTCGCCATGGCCCACCGCGCGGTCCGGACGACCACACCGGACGCGCTCTTCATCTCCTGCACCAACCTCCCCACGTACGACGTCATCCCCCAGCTGGAAGCGGAACTGCGGATGCCGGTGATCTCGGCCAACCAGGTGACGATGTGGGCGGCGCTGCGTCATCTGGGTACTCGGGCGGTGGGTCCGTACCAGGCTCTGCTCGACGAGTCGGCCAGGCAGACGTTCGGTGCGGGACCTGTTCCACCACCGCCGGTACTGCCGGAAGAACAGGAAGGTTGGGCATGA
- a CDS encoding DUF3830 family protein: MSDRTDRHLEISLLKRQVVCRAKLLDDLAPRTCAAVWDALPLAGDVYHAKYARNEIYALFPPFADREPPLENPTVTPIPGDLCYFSFAGTELATNAYGYDREVRPDTTVVDLALFYERNNLLLNGDVGWVPGIVWGQVVSGLDEMAAACNDLWRTGAAGETLRFRRA; this comes from the coding sequence ATGAGTGACAGGACGGACCGCCATCTGGAGATCTCCCTGCTCAAGCGCCAGGTCGTGTGCCGGGCGAAGCTCCTGGACGACCTCGCGCCGCGTACGTGCGCCGCCGTCTGGGACGCCCTGCCGCTGGCCGGGGACGTCTACCACGCGAAGTACGCCCGCAACGAGATCTACGCCCTCTTCCCACCCTTCGCCGACCGGGAACCACCCCTGGAGAACCCCACCGTCACCCCCATCCCCGGCGACCTCTGCTACTTCTCCTTCGCCGGCACGGAACTCGCCACGAACGCCTACGGCTACGACCGGGAGGTCCGCCCCGACACCACCGTCGTGGACCTCGCCCTCTTCTACGAACGCAACAACCTGCTGCTCAACGGGGACGTGGGGTGGGTGCCGGGCATCGTCTGGGGCCAGGTGGTGTCGGGGCTGGACGAGATGGCCGCCGCGTGCAACGACCTGTGGCGGACGGGGGCGGCGGGTGAAACCCTCCGGTTCCGGAGAGCGTGA
- the ehuA gene encoding ectoine/hydroxyectoine ABC transporter ATP-binding protein EhuA, translating to MKEPDAPANQPVDRSELIRFENVTKRFGSNTVLDRLDFSVDAGKHVTLIGPSGSGKTTILRLLMTLTKPDEGTITVGGQRLFPASEKQCREVRKNIGMVFQQFNLFPNMKVLRNITEAPVTVLGLSKDEAEARARELLDMVGLADKCDAYPTQLSGGQQQRVAIARALAMRPQVLLLDEVTSALDPELVAGVLDLLRDIARTTDITMLCVTHEMNFARDISDQVLMFDSGQVIESGSPEKIFGDPSHERTREFLGAVI from the coding sequence ATGAAAGAGCCCGACGCCCCGGCGAACCAGCCCGTCGACCGCAGCGAGCTGATCCGCTTCGAGAACGTGACCAAACGCTTCGGCAGCAACACCGTCCTGGACCGGCTGGACTTCTCGGTCGACGCGGGCAAGCACGTCACGCTGATCGGCCCGTCCGGCTCCGGCAAGACGACGATCCTGCGGCTGCTGATGACCCTGACCAAGCCCGACGAGGGCACGATCACCGTCGGCGGGCAGCGGCTGTTCCCCGCGAGCGAGAAGCAGTGCCGTGAGGTGCGCAAGAACATCGGGATGGTGTTCCAGCAGTTCAACCTCTTCCCCAACATGAAGGTGCTGCGGAACATCACCGAGGCGCCCGTCACCGTCCTCGGGCTCTCCAAGGACGAGGCCGAGGCGCGCGCCCGTGAACTGCTCGACATGGTCGGCCTCGCCGACAAGTGCGACGCCTATCCGACCCAGCTCTCCGGCGGACAGCAGCAGCGGGTGGCCATCGCGCGCGCCCTGGCGATGCGCCCGCAGGTGCTGCTCCTCGACGAGGTGACGTCGGCGCTCGACCCCGAACTGGTCGCGGGCGTGCTCGACCTGCTCAGGGACATCGCCCGCACCACCGACATCACGATGCTCTGTGTGACCCACGAGATGAACTTCGCCCGGGACATCTCGGACCAAGTTCTGATGTTCGATTCTGGCCAGGTGATCGAGTCGGGCAGCCCGGAGAAGATCTTCGGCGATCCGTCGCACGAACGTACGCGGGAATTCCTCGGCGCGGTCATCTGA
- a CDS encoding amidase, translated as MSELTELTALSAVRLVEGYRKGEFSPVEVARAVLERAERIQPAVNAFVRVDAEAALAQARESEGRWRRGEPAGAVDGVPVTVKDILLMRGGPTLRGSRTVSEKGSWDEDAPSVARLREHGAVFLGKTTTPEFGWKGVTDSPLSGVTRNPYDLSRTAGGSSGGAAAAVALGAGPLALGTDGGGSVRIPAAFCGVFGLKPTYGRVPLYPASAFGTLSHVGPLTRDAADAALMLDVISGPDARDWSGLGPASGSFVDALAGGVRGVRVAYSASLGGQVAVQPGVARVVRRAVEGLAGLGAYVSEADPDFCDPVEAFHTLWFSGAARVTQRLGAVGLAALDPGLRKIREVGARLSALEYLAAVDVRMDLGRRMGAFHERYDVLVTPSVPVTAFEAGVEVPGGSGYRRWTGWTPFTYPFNLTQQPAGSVPVGVDEGGLPVGLQVVAARHRDDLVLRVSHALYEAGVAGVAAPGGGVS; from the coding sequence ATGTCGGAGCTCACGGAACTGACCGCACTGTCCGCCGTACGACTGGTCGAGGGGTACCGCAAGGGCGAGTTCAGCCCCGTGGAGGTGGCGCGGGCGGTGCTGGAGCGGGCCGAGCGGATCCAGCCGGCCGTGAACGCGTTCGTGCGCGTCGACGCCGAGGCGGCGCTCGCGCAGGCGCGGGAGTCGGAGGGGCGCTGGCGGCGCGGGGAGCCGGCCGGGGCGGTGGACGGGGTGCCCGTCACCGTGAAGGACATCCTGCTGATGCGGGGCGGGCCGACGCTGAGGGGCTCCAGGACGGTTTCGGAGAAGGGGAGTTGGGACGAGGACGCGCCCTCGGTGGCCCGGCTGCGGGAGCACGGGGCGGTGTTCCTGGGGAAGACCACGACGCCCGAGTTCGGCTGGAAGGGCGTCACGGACTCGCCGCTCAGCGGGGTGACGCGGAACCCGTACGACCTCTCGCGCACGGCCGGGGGGTCCAGCGGGGGCGCGGCGGCGGCGGTCGCGCTCGGGGCGGGGCCGCTGGCGCTGGGCACCGACGGGGGTGGCAGCGTACGGATCCCGGCCGCCTTCTGCGGGGTGTTCGGGCTGAAGCCGACGTACGGGCGGGTGCCGCTGTATCCCGCGAGCGCGTTCGGCACGTTGTCGCACGTGGGGCCGTTGACGCGGGACGCGGCGGACGCGGCGCTGATGCTGGACGTGATCTCCGGTCCCGACGCGCGGGACTGGTCGGGGCTGGGGCCGGCCTCCGGGTCCTTCGTGGACGCGCTCGCGGGCGGGGTGCGGGGGGTGCGGGTCGCGTACTCGGCGTCGCTGGGTGGGCAGGTGGCCGTGCAGCCGGGGGTCGCGCGCGTGGTGCGGCGGGCGGTGGAGGGGCTGGCCGGGCTCGGTGCGTACGTCAGTGAGGCCGACCCCGACTTCTGTGATCCCGTGGAGGCGTTCCACACGCTGTGGTTCAGCGGGGCGGCGCGGGTGACGCAGCGGTTGGGGGCGGTGGGGCTGGCCGCCCTGGATCCGGGGTTGCGGAAGATTCGGGAGGTGGGGGCTCGGTTGTCCGCGTTGGAGTATCTGGCCGCGGTGGATGTGCGGATGGATCTGGGGCGGCGGATGGGGGCGTTTCATGAGCGGTACGACGTGCTGGTGACGCCTTCGGTGCCGGTGACGGCGTTCGAGGCGGGGGTGGAGGTGCCGGGGGGATCCGGGTATCGGCGGTGGACGGGGTGGACGCCGTTCACGTATCCGTTCAACCTGACGCAGCAGCCGGCGGGGAGTGTGCCGGTGGGGGTGGATGAGGGGGGACTGCCGGTGGGGTTGCAGGTGGTGGCGGCTCGGCATCGGGATGATCTGGTGTTGCGGGTGTCGCATGCGTTGTACGAGGCGGGGGTTGCGGGGGTGGCTGCGCCGGGCGGGGGCGTCTCCTGA